A window of Metabacillus sp. B2-18 contains these coding sequences:
- a CDS encoding prepilin peptidase: MLITTILHTYIFILGATLGSFFNVVGLRVPIKKSIAYPSSACPVCDKKLSPIELIPILSYVLQMGKCKNCQTSISPFYPSMELLTAILFTISPLLVGWSKELIIAWSLISLCMIVTVSDLKYMIIPDKVNLFFLVLFFIERMFIRTEPWWDPIAGLIVGTLVPLVIILVSRGGMGGGDMKLLAVFGVVLGWKLVLLTFFIATLVGTIVGVVGMLTGSVKKGKPFPFGPFLVIGALVAYFFGSELISLYMTTFFSYLY, translated from the coding sequence ATGTTAATCACAACGATCCTACACACCTACATCTTCATACTAGGCGCAACACTAGGCTCCTTTTTCAACGTAGTCGGACTACGTGTCCCAATAAAGAAATCCATCGCATACCCAAGCTCAGCATGCCCAGTATGTGATAAAAAACTATCACCAATTGAACTTATTCCAATATTGTCATACGTACTGCAAATGGGTAAATGCAAAAACTGCCAAACGTCTATTTCACCATTTTATCCATCTATGGAACTACTAACAGCGATTCTTTTTACGATTTCACCGCTTTTGGTGGGATGGTCAAAAGAATTGATTATAGCATGGTCACTTATTTCACTTTGCATGATTGTTACCGTATCAGATTTGAAATATATGATTATTCCTGATAAGGTGAATTTGTTTTTTCTTGTTTTATTTTTTATTGAGAGAATGTTCATACGTACTGAACCATGGTGGGATCCAATTGCGGGTCTAATTGTTGGGACTCTTGTGCCTCTCGTTATTATTTTGGTCAGTCGAGGTGGTATGGGTGGCGGAGATATGAAGCTTTTAGCTGTTTTTGGTGTTGTGCTTGGCTGGAAACTTGTGCTCCTAACCTTTTTTATCGCCACATTAGTTGGTACCATAGTAGGAGTAGTTGGGATGCTGACAGGTAGTGTGAAAAAGGGCAAACCTTTCCCTTTTGGTCCATTTCTAGTTATCGGTGCTTTGGTGGCATATTTCTTTGGTTCTGAACTTATCTCGCTATACATGACTACATTCTTTTCTTACTTATATTAA
- a CDS encoding prepilin-type N-terminal cleavage/methylation domain-containing protein codes for MLKKLMKNERGLTLIELLAVVVILGIIAAIAIPAIGGMIANSKADAHIANAKQIANSARLYVTTDNITVDTTGTSVDISTLISKGHLEDNIKDPNGTGNAKYDPTNTKVIIKKTANNNYQYFVKLQAAASGQTAGKEYTDQTVSGGKDVNDLVRTDIK; via the coding sequence ATGTTAAAAAAACTTATGAAAAATGAGCGCGGATTGACTTTAATCGAGCTTTTAGCGGTAGTTGTAATCTTAGGGATTATTGCTGCGATTGCGATTCCGGCGATTGGTGGGATGATTGCGAATTCTAAGGCTGATGCTCATATTGCTAACGCTAAGCAAATAGCTAATTCAGCGAGGTTATATGTGACAACTGACAACATAACAGTAGACACGACTGGTACATCAGTTGATATTTCAACTTTAATTTCTAAAGGACATTTAGAAGATAATATTAAAGATCCAAATGGGACTGGTAATGCAAAATATGATCCTACAAATACTAAAGTTATTATAAAGAAAACAGCTAATAATAATTATCAATATTTTGTTAAACTACAAGCCGCAGCTAGTGGTCAAACAGCTGGTAAAGAATATACAGATCAAACTGTATCTGGTGGTAAAGATGTTAATGATTTAGTAAGAACAGATATAAAATAG
- a CDS encoding type II secretion system F family protein — MAKFKYEGRDRTGKKSGKVTANSKREAVMKLSELGIRITNIEEIPETLLTKDIAIGNPVKLQEFVIYLRQFSTLLRAGVTIVDATNILAKQTSSKPLRKALEQMEDDLKSGQALSVAAAKHKRIFSSMFVNMIKAGEASGSMEETLDRLAVQYEKQHRTKQKIQSALAYPMAVAIVAVVVVIFLLVSVVPTFVSMFEGFGAQLPAITLFVLNSSIFMQEYWYIVVLFFVAVFSTFYALRKNKQTKYYLDVVALRMPIFGSMIQKAVLARMTRTLSSLFSSSVPILQSLLIVEKIVENEVVAKVIANSRVSLENGLSLTEPMKKHWAFPPLVTQMIAIGEETGSLDEMLGKVADFYEEEVENSTDRLKSLIEPLMIVLLAGIVGTIVIAIIVPMFDIFNHVQM; from the coding sequence ATGGCAAAATTTAAATATGAAGGTCGTGACCGTACAGGTAAAAAGTCAGGAAAAGTAACTGCCAATTCAAAGCGTGAAGCTGTTATGAAACTGAGTGAACTAGGAATAAGAATAACAAATATTGAGGAAATACCAGAAACACTGCTAACAAAGGATATAGCGATTGGTAATCCTGTAAAGCTTCAGGAATTTGTTATTTATCTTAGACAATTTTCCACTTTGTTACGAGCAGGTGTGACGATAGTAGATGCAACAAATATCTTAGCGAAGCAAACTAGTAGTAAACCGTTACGTAAAGCATTAGAGCAAATGGAAGATGATTTAAAATCCGGACAAGCCTTATCTGTTGCAGCAGCAAAGCATAAACGGATATTTTCTTCGATGTTTGTGAATATGATTAAAGCTGGTGAAGCAAGCGGTAGTATGGAAGAAACGCTGGATCGACTTGCTGTTCAGTATGAAAAACAGCATCGTACAAAGCAAAAAATTCAATCTGCTTTGGCCTATCCAATGGCGGTTGCAATTGTTGCTGTTGTTGTTGTAATCTTTTTACTAGTTTCTGTTGTTCCTACCTTCGTTTCCATGTTTGAAGGGTTTGGAGCACAGTTACCCGCTATTACATTGTTTGTCTTAAACTCTAGTATTTTTATGCAGGAATATTGGTATATTGTTGTCTTGTTTTTTGTTGCTGTTTTTTCAACCTTTTATGCGTTACGTAAAAATAAGCAAACAAAGTATTATTTAGATGTTGTTGCCCTTCGTATGCCGATCTTTGGAAGCATGATACAAAAGGCTGTATTAGCAAGAATGACAAGAACACTCAGTTCGTTATTTTCAAGCTCTGTGCCGATTCTTCAGTCATTATTAATTGTCGAGAAAATCGTTGAAAATGAAGTGGTGGCAAAGGTGATCGCTAATTCTCGTGTTTCCTTGGAAAATGGTTTGTCATTAACTGAACCAATGAAAAAGCACTGGGCATTCCCACCGCTTGTTACTCAAATGATTGCCATTGGAGAAGAAACTGGTTCACTAGATGAAATGCTTGGAAAAGTAGCGGACTTTTATGAAGAAGAAGTAGAAAATAGTACAGACCGACTAAAGTCACTAATTGAGCCGTTAATGATTGTTTTATTAGCAGGAATAGTTGGTACGATTGTCATAGCTATTATTGTTCCAATGTTTGACATATTTAACCATGTGCAGATGTAA
- a CDS encoding type IV pilus twitching motility protein PilT — MKAKIDSILKLAFEKQASDIHLSVGVPPVMRMNGELVRIGESMLMPADTEEMAKAMISSAKWSLFEEKGELDFSYGIPGVSRFRVNAFRQRSCISLAVRIVPRNIPSIDDLQLPSILKSIVEKPHGLILVTGPTGSGKSTTLASMISFMNQTMKRHVITLEDPIEYLHKHHKCIVDQREVGFDTGSFASGLKAALRQDPDVILVGELRDLETIHTAITAAETGHLVLGTLHTSSAASTVDRIIDVFPANQQPQIRLQLASVLVGVISQRLFPTVDKSGRRAVTEILLNNSAVASIIRNEKTYQIPSVIQTSRAQGMRTFESSLSEYVKAGIISSEAALPYKQGTTD; from the coding sequence TTGAAGGCAAAAATTGACTCTATATTAAAGCTTGCTTTTGAAAAGCAAGCTTCAGACATTCATTTGTCAGTTGGTGTACCTCCTGTTATGAGAATGAACGGCGAGTTAGTTCGAATTGGCGAAAGCATGTTAATGCCTGCTGATACAGAAGAAATGGCAAAGGCAATGATTTCTTCAGCAAAATGGTCATTGTTTGAAGAAAAAGGAGAGCTTGATTTTTCTTACGGAATTCCAGGTGTATCTCGTTTTCGTGTTAATGCGTTTCGCCAGCGTTCTTGTATTTCCTTAGCTGTACGAATTGTCCCAAGGAATATTCCATCAATAGACGATTTACAGTTGCCATCGATTTTAAAATCAATTGTGGAAAAGCCTCATGGACTGATCTTAGTAACTGGACCAACCGGCAGTGGAAAATCAACAACACTTGCGTCGATGATTTCCTTTATGAATCAAACGATGAAGCGCCATGTTATTACACTTGAGGATCCGATTGAATATTTGCATAAACATCATAAATGCATTGTTGATCAACGTGAAGTTGGTTTTGATACAGGTAGCTTTGCATCAGGTTTAAAAGCAGCACTAAGACAAGATCCAGATGTGATTTTAGTTGGAGAGCTTCGTGATTTAGAAACAATTCACACAGCAATAACGGCAGCAGAAACAGGACATCTTGTTCTTGGTACACTTCACACGTCGTCTGCTGCATCAACGGTTGATCGGATTATTGATGTGTTTCCGGCTAACCAGCAGCCACAAATTCGACTTCAGCTAGCTTCGGTGTTAGTTGGAGTTATTTCACAAAGACTTTTCCCGACTGTTGATAAATCAGGGCGCCGTGCTGTTACAGAAATCCTATTGAATAATTCGGCAGTTGCCAGCATAATACGTAATGAAAAAACATACCAAATTCCGAGCGTGATTCAAACAAGCCGGGCACAAGGAATGAGAACCTTTGAAAGCTCTCTTTCAGAATATGTTAAAGCAGGAATTATTTCTTCTGAAGCAGCTTTACCATACAAACAAGGGACGACAGATTAA
- a CDS encoding GspE/PulE family protein: MNDTRKRLGDLLLDSGLITEEQLQSALAEKQKGQRLGDALLERGFITELQLIEVLEFQLGIPHVSLYRFPFDQKLVKLVSKEMAKRNLLIPIKVEGDKLFVAMADPMDFYAIDDLRLATGFQIETAIASKDDILRAINKYYEIDDSMSDIMNQLTVQDEVQEEKITSDDSPVVRLVNQILQNAVQQKASDIHIDPQETKVLIRFRVDGVLKNERTFPKHMQSVLVARLKIMANLDITEHRVPQDGRIKMHIEFHPIDLRVSTLPTIYGEKIVMRILDLGSTLNDLNKLGFNSLNLKRFKTLIENPTGIMLITGPTGSGKSSTLYAALNHLNSEEVNIITIEDPVEYQLEGINQIQVNANVGMTFAKGLRSILRQDPNIIMVGEIRDRETADVAVRASLTGHLVLSTLHTNDSLGTITRLVDMGVEPFLVASSLTGVVAQRLVRKVCRDCASEQAPTQREIEIFAKRGLSIDKVVRGRGCGTCNMTGYKGRLAIHELLMLSDEMKRVIMNNEPFSKLRDLAIKNKTIFLIDDGLLKVKQGLTTTEEILRVTVAE, from the coding sequence ATGAACGATACTAGAAAAAGATTGGGAGACTTATTACTAGATTCAGGACTTATAACAGAAGAACAACTACAATCGGCTCTAGCAGAAAAACAAAAGGGGCAGCGATTAGGGGATGCCTTGCTTGAAAGAGGATTTATTACAGAGCTGCAATTAATTGAGGTTCTAGAATTTCAGTTAGGAATTCCGCATGTAAGCTTGTATCGTTTTCCGTTTGATCAAAAATTAGTTAAGCTTGTATCAAAAGAAATGGCTAAGCGAAATTTATTAATTCCAATCAAAGTTGAGGGAGATAAGCTTTTTGTTGCGATGGCAGATCCGATGGATTTCTATGCGATTGATGATCTTCGTCTAGCAACAGGATTTCAAATTGAAACAGCTATTGCCTCAAAAGATGATATTTTAAGAGCAATCAATAAGTACTATGAAATCGATGACAGCATGTCAGATATTATGAACCAATTAACCGTTCAAGATGAGGTTCAGGAAGAAAAAATCACAAGTGATGATTCACCTGTTGTTAGACTTGTTAATCAAATTCTTCAAAATGCTGTTCAACAAAAAGCCAGTGATATTCATATTGACCCTCAGGAAACAAAAGTGTTAATTCGCTTTCGTGTTGACGGTGTTCTAAAAAATGAACGAACATTTCCAAAGCATATGCAAAGCGTTTTAGTTGCCCGTCTGAAAATCATGGCAAATTTAGATATTACCGAGCACCGTGTTCCACAGGATGGTCGAATTAAAATGCATATCGAATTTCACCCAATTGATCTTCGGGTTTCAACACTTCCGACGATTTACGGTGAAAAGATTGTTATGCGTATTTTAGATTTGGGCAGTACCTTAAATGACTTAAACAAGCTCGGTTTTAATAGCTTAAATTTAAAAAGATTCAAAACATTAATAGAAAATCCTACAGGGATTATGTTAATTACAGGTCCAACAGGTTCAGGGAAATCTTCCACTTTGTATGCAGCGTTAAATCACTTAAATTCAGAGGAAGTAAATATTATTACGATTGAAGATCCAGTTGAGTATCAGCTTGAAGGAATTAATCAAATTCAAGTCAATGCAAATGTTGGAATGACATTCGCAAAAGGATTGCGATCCATTCTTCGTCAAGATCCTAATATTATTATGGTCGGGGAAATTCGTGACCGTGAAACAGCTGATGTTGCAGTACGTGCGTCATTAACAGGACATTTAGTGTTAAGCACGCTTCATACTAATGATTCATTAGGTACCATTACACGCTTGGTTGATATGGGAGTAGAACCATTTTTAGTTGCATCTTCTTTAACTGGTGTTGTGGCTCAACGACTTGTTCGTAAAGTATGCCGTGATTGTGCTTCAGAACAAGCTCCTACACAACGAGAAATTGAGATTTTTGCTAAAAGAGGCTTATCCATTGATAAAGTTGTAAGAGGCAGAGGCTGTGGAACTTGTAATATGACAGGCTATAAAGGAAGATTAGCCATCCACGAGCTTCTTATGTTGAGTGATGAAATGAAGCGAGTGATCATGAATAATGAACCATTTTCAAAGCTCCGTGATCTTGCGATAAAAAATAAAACAATCTTTTTAATTGATGATGGTCTGCTTAAGGTAAAGCAAGGTTTAACAACAACAGAAGAAATATTACGTGTAACTGTAGCGGAGTAG
- a CDS encoding G5 domain-containing protein, which translates to MNLNRGLKIYLVLLISTVYLVSFSQMGVKAYDAFLTKGTFEPGTLIGSVNIENMTKEQAINELEQQVTAWFQGEYLQLSINEEITVIGQDFFNFDFPATVDSITSETSNELIVSVNQTVYEEQLKTFLNKRYETIDHEQLQAVMVDAVKKMATENQFFSIGAYVKSDLNTVAAENFVSSSFDQAMVQKVVDSIGTIIIPAQSQVSFLEVIKDSENLPQDGLNVVASALYKTFLSTNFVIVERHTGIQLPETIELGYEANIIKDKSDLKWYNPNSTEYTISLELTNAGLFARVNGAPFLNSYKVNLVEKTSYPPKSIIRYTSFLEEGQEKVVQKGKDGLSVKITREVFDLEGVFIKSEEIAEDFYPPTHKIIETGLINRLLNNESSNEVFTEEKESTEQETTENDNSENKESVKEDSNTTDNEEKSNSEGIWETPAKNAIEK; encoded by the coding sequence TTGAACTTAAACAGAGGGTTGAAAATATATTTAGTATTACTTATTTCCACTGTTTATTTAGTTAGTTTTTCACAAATGGGTGTGAAGGCTTATGATGCGTTTCTAACAAAAGGAACATTTGAGCCAGGAACTTTAATTGGCTCCGTTAATATTGAGAATATGACAAAAGAGCAGGCTATAAATGAGCTAGAACAGCAAGTAACGGCATGGTTTCAAGGTGAGTATTTACAGCTCTCAATTAATGAAGAAATTACAGTGATTGGACAGGACTTTTTTAACTTTGATTTTCCAGCAACTGTTGATTCCATTACAAGTGAAACAAGTAATGAGTTGATTGTATCTGTTAATCAAACTGTCTATGAAGAACAGCTAAAAACTTTTCTTAATAAGCGCTACGAAACAATTGATCATGAACAACTTCAAGCAGTCATGGTAGATGCTGTGAAGAAAATGGCAACAGAAAATCAGTTTTTCTCGATTGGGGCATATGTGAAAAGTGATCTAAATACGGTAGCAGCTGAAAATTTTGTTTCATCATCATTTGATCAGGCTATGGTTCAAAAGGTGGTTGACTCAATTGGAACAATCATCATACCGGCTCAATCGCAAGTCTCATTTCTTGAGGTAATAAAAGATTCGGAAAATCTTCCGCAGGATGGACTAAATGTTGTGGCATCTGCACTTTATAAAACATTCCTCTCAACTAATTTTGTTATAGTTGAACGACATACAGGTATTCAGTTGCCAGAAACGATTGAACTCGGGTATGAGGCAAATATTATAAAAGATAAGTCTGATTTAAAATGGTATAACCCAAATTCAACAGAATATACGATTTCATTAGAGCTAACAAATGCTGGACTATTTGCAAGAGTAAATGGGGCACCATTTTTAAATAGCTATAAAGTGAACTTAGTGGAAAAAACATCATATCCTCCAAAATCTATTATTCGATATACTAGTTTTCTAGAAGAAGGCCAAGAGAAGGTTGTTCAGAAAGGAAAAGATGGTTTATCAGTTAAAATCACTCGTGAAGTGTTTGATCTAGAAGGAGTCTTTATTAAATCGGAAGAAATTGCTGAAGATTTTTATCCTCCTACTCATAAAATAATTGAAACCGGATTAATTAATAGATTACTAAATAATGAATCTTCAAACGAAGTATTCACTGAAGAGAAAGAAAGCACTGAGCAGGAGACAACAGAAAATGATAACAGTGAAAATAAGGAATCAGTAAAAGAAGACAGTAATACAACGGATAATGAAGAGAAGTCTAACAGCGAAGGCATTTGGGAAACTCCAGCTAAAAATGCGATTGAAAAATAA
- a CDS encoding PRC-barrel domain-containing protein, which yields MKKSSEIVGLPIISITAGVELGNVKSLVVNPEKGTVDFLTVEHDDWQVSVKAIPFSKVIGIGEFAVTIDSDNAIIDLNEIPIANQLVNKRIKITDTRVITRKGQLLGEAKEYYVNEETGVIIGLHLFVNNKDVYVKSENVLTFGKDILVVSEDAAAALLESAKHLVEEEVSTENQNNTVEELLEDLSPVQKDDQFEDLDNEQIDVIKEKQIQLLEGKRVIKDIYGSNQELLIESGTVLSIDDIKKAQNDGPSTFVELSMNTEM from the coding sequence ATGAAAAAAAGTAGTGAAATCGTAGGTTTACCAATTATTAGTATTACAGCTGGGGTAGAGCTCGGCAATGTAAAATCACTTGTTGTGAATCCTGAAAAAGGGACGGTTGATTTTTTAACTGTTGAACATGATGACTGGCAGGTTAGTGTTAAGGCTATTCCGTTTAGTAAAGTAATTGGAATTGGTGAATTTGCGGTTACAATCGATTCAGATAATGCCATTATTGACCTTAATGAAATACCAATCGCTAATCAGCTTGTTAATAAGCGAATTAAAATTACCGATACTCGTGTTATTACTCGAAAAGGTCAATTACTCGGAGAAGCCAAAGAGTATTACGTTAATGAAGAAACTGGTGTTATTATCGGCCTTCACTTGTTTGTGAATAATAAAGATGTTTATGTAAAGTCTGAAAATGTTTTAACGTTCGGAAAAGATATATTAGTTGTAAGTGAAGATGCTGCCGCAGCATTACTGGAGTCTGCAAAACACCTTGTTGAAGAGGAAGTTTCAACAGAAAACCAAAATAATACGGTAGAAGAATTATTAGAAGATCTATCTCCAGTACAAAAGGACGATCAATTTGAGGATCTGGATAATGAACAAATTGATGTGATTAAGGAAAAACAAATTCAGTTATTAGAAGGAAAAAGAGTCATTAAAGATATTTATGGATCGAATCAAGAGTTACTTATTGAAAGTGGTACAGTATTGTCAATTGATGATATTAAAAAGGCCCAAAATGATGGCCCAAGTACATTCGTTGAACTGTCTATGAATACTGAAATGTAA
- a CDS encoding type IV pilus modification PilV family protein, with translation MKFKLVKLFTYNKGFTLIEVLLSIVIFSILTLGMLALFSQAMTYTQKSENDTLGVYAARNMLNFMEQQSFNTIKKDYVDALTDEGEGSTVMITNEVCPIWFNGDSDEIKKKRERCYITFSPNLNNRQLNVSVELKKHTDSTLQTSLIPMKILVEWDEGNESSLEGFITNEKLR, from the coding sequence ATGAAATTCAAATTGGTAAAACTTTTCACCTATAACAAAGGTTTTACATTAATTGAAGTATTATTGTCTATAGTTATTTTTAGTATTTTAACTTTAGGTATGCTAGCACTTTTTTCACAGGCCATGACATACACACAAAAAAGCGAAAACGATACTTTAGGAGTATACGCTGCTAGAAATATGTTGAATTTTATGGAACAACAAAGCTTTAACACGATAAAAAAAGACTATGTAGATGCTTTAACAGATGAAGGAGAAGGGTCAACTGTTATGATTACTAATGAAGTTTGTCCTATATGGTTTAATGGTGATAGCGATGAAATAAAAAAGAAACGAGAAAGATGTTACATTACTTTTAGTCCTAATTTAAATAATCGCCAATTGAATGTAAGTGTAGAACTAAAAAAACATACTGATTCCACACTTCAAACTTCATTAATTCCAATGAAAATTTTAGTTGAGTGGGATGAAGGAAACGAATCAAGCTTAGAGGGGTTTATCACAAATGAAAAACTTCGTTAA
- a CDS encoding PulJ/GspJ family protein, with amino-acid sequence MKNFVKAIKEERGVSLLEVMATILISSIILVVVYNVFIMGIKTYEKVGVEMQLKDEADHIVASILKELYETPIDSVKPCDGIENCITISHDKKLKANEQFPSVIEPTELDATHIIEIALVENELKLTVRTDETVLSTSNLLNKKYELLLGDEIDQNERSRLEIIDCIDEDNEPNTCEKGLIQIFLHLQDKSFTKDKLISVDPIKLESKFGF; translated from the coding sequence ATGAAAAACTTCGTTAAAGCCATTAAAGAAGAAAGAGGTGTGTCCCTATTAGAAGTAATGGCCACCATCTTAATTTCTTCAATTATTTTGGTTGTTGTTTATAATGTTTTTATTATGGGAATCAAAACTTACGAAAAAGTAGGAGTCGAAATGCAGTTAAAAGATGAAGCAGATCATATTGTCGCTTCTATACTTAAAGAATTGTATGAAACACCAATCGACTCGGTCAAACCTTGTGATGGTATTGAAAACTGTATAACCATTAGTCATGATAAAAAATTAAAAGCAAATGAGCAATTTCCTTCTGTTATTGAGCCAACAGAGCTTGATGCAACACACATAATTGAAATTGCACTAGTGGAGAACGAGCTAAAATTAACAGTACGTACTGATGAAACCGTTCTTTCTACAAGCAATCTTTTAAATAAAAAATATGAACTGCTACTTGGGGATGAAATCGATCAAAATGAACGATCACGACTAGAGATTATTGATTGTATTGATGAAGATAACGAACCTAACACATGTGAAAAAGGCCTTATCCAAATTTTTCTTCATCTTCAAGACAAAAGTTTCACAAAGGACAAACTCATCTCTGTCGATCCTATTAAACTTGAAAGTAAATTCGGTTTTTAA